From one Ctenopharyngodon idella isolate HZGC_01 chromosome 15, HZGC01, whole genome shotgun sequence genomic stretch:
- the sidt2 gene encoding SID1 transmembrane family member 2 isoform X5 — MKFVRLVNTSELPLVSGDDIIGKAPVSPYEYGSFADNGSTLSSEAVTDSLASADGNYGYMGSETFKRRLITAHHVAIRFDRSLESVARSRQESLSSVEEDDYDTLADIDSDKNIVRTKKFLCVSDLARKDKRILSKKYQIYFWNIATIAVFYALPVIQLVITYQTVVNVTGNQDICYYNFLCAHPLGALSSFNNILSNLGYVMLGLLFLLIVLQRDILHNRALERNESTALECGIPKHFGLYYAMGTALMMEGLLSACYHVCPNYTNFQFDTSFMYMIAGLCMLKLYQKRHPDINASAYSAYACLAAVIFFSVLGVVFGKGNTAFWIVFSVIHILATMLLSTQLYYMGRWRLDSGILRRILYVIYTDCIRQCSGPMYIDRMVLLVMGNIVNWSLASYGLIKRPNDFASYLLAIAICNLLLYFAFYIIMKLRSGERIQCLALVCILFTAVVWGFALFFFFQGLSTWQKTPAESREHNRECILLSFFDDHDIWHFLSSIAMFGSFLVLLTMDDDLDTVQRDKIYVF, encoded by the exons atgaaGTTCGTCCGGCTGGTAAACACTTCTGAACTCCCATTGGTCAGTGGTGATGATATAatag gaaaggcTCCCGTGTCTCCGTATGAATACGGATCATTTG CTGATAATGGAAGCACACTGAGCTCTGAAGCCGTTACTGACAGTTTAGCATCAGCCGATGGGAACTATGGATACATGG GATCGGAGACTTTTAAACGACGACTAATCACAGCTCATCATGTAGCCATCCGCTTCG ATCGATCTTTAGAGAGCGTCGCCCGCAGTCGGCAGGAGTCTTTGAGTTCAGTGGAAGAGGACGATTACGACACGCTGGCTGACATCGACTCAGACAAAAACATCGTCCGCACTAAG AAGTTCCTGTGCGTCTCTGATCTCGCTCGAAAAGACAAACGCATCCTCAGCAAGAAATACCAGATTTACTTCTG GAACATCGCTACGATCGCAGTGTTTTACGCTCTTCCTGTCATTCAGCTGGTTATCACCTATCAGACG GTTGTAAACGTCACAGGAAACCAAGACATCTGCTATTACAACTTCCTGTGTGCACACCCTCTCGGAGCTCtaag TTCCTTCAACAACATCCTGAGTAACCTGGGTTATGTGATGCTGGGGCTGCTCTTCCTGCTCATCGTCCTGCAGAGGGACATCCTTCATAACCGCGCGCTTGAACGCAACGAGAGCACAGCGCTG gagtGTGGTATCCCAAAGCACTTCGGCTTGTATTATGCGATGGGCACTGCTCTGATGATGGAGGGGCTGCTCAGCGCCTGCTACCACGTCTGTCCAAACTACACCAACTTTCAGTTCG aCACATCGTTCATGTATATGATTGCTGGATTGTGTATGTTGAAGCTGTATCAGAAGAGACACCCGGACATCAACGCCAGCGCGTACTCCGCTTACGCATGTCTGGCTGCGGTCATATTCTTCTCTGTGCTGGGAGTg gtgtTTGGTAAGGGTAACACAGCGTTCTGGATCGTTTTCTCTGTCATACACATCCTGGCCACAATGCTGCTGAGCACTCAGCTCTACTACATGGGCCGCTGGAGACTCG actcTGGGATCTTGCGCAGGATTTTGTATGTGATCTACACAGACTGTATTCGGCAGTGCAGTGGACCCATGTACATC GATCGGATGGTTCTGCTGGTGATGGGAAACATTGTGAACTGGTCACT ggcGTCGTACGGCCTCATCAAACGACCCAATGACTTCGCCTCGTACCTGCTGGCCATCGCCATCTGTAACCTGCTGCTGTATTTCGCCTTTTACATCATAATGAAG ctgcGCAGTGGTGAGCGTATCCAGTGTCTGGCTCTGGTGTGTATCCTGTTCACCGCTGTGGTCTGGGGCTTCGCtctgttcttcttctttcaGGGTCTCAGTACATGGCAG AAAACTCCGGCCGAGTCTCGCGAGCACAACCGTGAGTGTATCCTGCTCTCCTTCTTTGACGATCACGATATCTGGCACTTCTTGTCGTCCATCGCCATGTTCGGATCCTTCCTG gTTCTGCTCACTATGGACGACGACCTCGACACGGTTCAAAGAGACAAAATCTACGTCTTCTGA